From a region of the Spirochaetota bacterium genome:
- the typA gene encoding translational GTPase TypA yields the protein MEKIRNIAIIAHVDHGKTTLVDEMLKQSGTFRSNERIEERIMDSNDLEKERGITIFSKNASFFYKDYKINIVDTPGHADFGGEVQRVLDMVDSVLLVVDAFEGTMPQTKYVLKKSLEFGHRPIVVVNKIDRPNCRPEQVVDMVFDLFIELNATDEQLDFPVIFASAKNGDSHYKLYDEHNDMVPLFETIIRHVQAPGGDATLDSQFLISAVEYDNYIGKIGTGKIHNGVIRAGDEVTLIKQKGGEPVKGKITKLFEYRGLKKAEIQEASAGDVVAIAGFDKIDLGDTIAGGDDPRALPSVKIDEPTIAITFQINDSPFLGREGKYVTSRHIWERLERELETNVSLVIERSENKDSFTVKGRGELQLSILIENMRREGYEFQVSRPQVIYKEIDGEIHEPMELALIDVGDEFSGVVIEKLGKRRGELVSMNQGSDGYTRLELKVPSRGLIGFRGEFLTDTRGTGILNHIFDGYAPFKGAIPSRNRGVLVAMEDGLSNAYALDNLQDRGTLFIGSGVPVYEGMIIGENSRENDMEVNPCKTKKLTNMRASGSDEAIRITPPRLFSLEQAIEFIDDDELLEITPKSVRMRKRLLGALDRKRSDKYKAYDDRKRA from the coding sequence ATGGAAAAAATACGCAATATCGCAATAATAGCCCACGTTGACCACGGGAAGACGACCCTGGTCGATGAGATGCTCAAGCAGTCAGGGACCTTCCGCTCCAATGAAAGGATCGAGGAGCGGATAATGGACTCCAACGACCTCGAGAAAGAGCGGGGCATAACCATATTCTCCAAGAACGCTTCATTCTTTTACAAGGATTACAAGATAAACATCGTCGATACCCCAGGCCACGCGGATTTCGGCGGCGAGGTCCAGCGGGTCCTTGACATGGTCGACTCGGTGCTCCTGGTCGTCGACGCCTTCGAGGGCACCATGCCCCAAACCAAGTATGTGCTCAAGAAGTCTCTCGAGTTTGGCCACCGGCCCATTGTCGTGGTGAACAAGATCGACAGACCCAACTGCCGGCCTGAGCAGGTCGTGGACATGGTCTTCGACCTCTTCATCGAGCTCAACGCCACGGACGAGCAGCTCGATTTCCCGGTCATCTTCGCCTCTGCTAAAAATGGCGATTCGCACTACAAGCTCTATGACGAGCACAACGACATGGTGCCCCTGTTCGAGACCATCATCAGGCACGTGCAGGCCCCCGGCGGGGACGCCACGCTTGATTCGCAGTTCCTCATTTCAGCCGTGGAATACGACAACTATATCGGCAAGATAGGGACCGGGAAGATCCATAACGGCGTCATCAGGGCCGGGGACGAGGTCACCCTTATCAAGCAGAAGGGCGGCGAGCCTGTAAAGGGCAAGATCACGAAGCTGTTCGAATACAGGGGCCTTAAAAAAGCTGAAATACAGGAAGCTTCGGCAGGCGACGTCGTGGCCATCGCCGGCTTCGACAAGATAGACCTCGGCGACACCATAGCCGGCGGCGACGATCCCAGGGCGCTTCCCTCGGTCAAGATCGACGAGCCCACCATCGCCATCACATTCCAGATCAACGATTCCCCCTTTCTCGGCAGGGAGGGAAAGTATGTCACCTCGCGGCATATATGGGAGCGCCTCGAGCGTGAGCTTGAAACCAACGTGAGCCTGGTCATAGAGCGGTCCGAGAACAAGGACTCCTTCACCGTGAAGGGCCGCGGCGAGCTCCAACTTTCTATCCTTATAGAAAACATGCGCAGGGAAGGGTACGAGTTCCAGGTCTCCAGGCCCCAGGTCATATACAAGGAGATCGACGGCGAGATCCATGAGCCGATGGAGCTGGCCCTCATAGACGTAGGGGACGAGTTCTCCGGCGTGGTGATCGAGAAGCTGGGCAAGCGGCGGGGCGAGCTCGTCAGCATGAACCAGGGGAGCGACGGGTACACGCGCCTCGAGCTGAAGGTGCCTTCCCGGGGCCTCATCGGATTCCGCGGCGAGTTCCTGACCGATACCCGCGGCACCGGCATCCTTAACCATATCTTTGACGGATACGCCCCCTTCAAGGGCGCTATACCGTCGCGGAACCGCGGGGTCCTGGTGGCCATGGAGGACGGCCTGTCCAACGCCTATGCCCTCGACAACCTCCAGGACCGGGGAACCCTCTTCATTGGCTCCGGCGTTCCCGTGTACGAGGGAATGATCATCGGCGAGAACAGCAGGGAAAACGACATGGAGGTGAATCCCTGCAAGACGAAAAAGCTCACCAACATGCGGGCATCCGGGTCGGACGAGGCCATCCGCATCACCCCGCCGCGCCTCTTTTCGCTGGAGCAGGCCATCGAGTTCATCGATGATGACGAGCTCCTCGAGATCACGCCGAAAAGCGTGCGCATGAGGAAGCGCCTCCTCGGGGCCCTGGACAGGAAACGGTCGGACAAGTATAAGGCATATGACGACCGGAAACGAGCCTGA